The DNA region TCAGAGGCAGTTCCGGCCCCATGTCGCCATCTCATTGGCCAGCGGCAGCGCCGCAAACTTCGATTGGCTGAGCCTCCGCACGTGCAAGTGGCCGCCATCTTCCTTCTCGGGGCTGCCCGGCTCTCCCCTCATTCTGCTGAAGCCGCACGGCAGCTGTAGGGAGAGTGTAGGGtaatgtggggctgtggggggcagTGGGATGGATATATAGGTGAAtagtgggggatatggggttgtagTGGGCTGTGTGGGGATACCAAGGGATATGAGGAAATGGGTAGGTGTGAGGGGAATGTGTGGTCTGTAAAGGGATATGGGTTGTAGATAGCTTTTGTGGCAATGTAGAGGGATGTGGAGGTGTGGATGGGCTATCGGGAGAGATGTGGGGCTATAGGGAGCATTTGGGGGGCTATAGAGGGATATAGGGCTGTGCAGGGTTTCTAGGAGGATATGGGGCTTAGGGTGCTAGGGGGACTGCAGGGGTAGATGTAGGTGTATGTGAGGCTATGGGGAGCTTCCTAGTGGCCATAGGAGGGGTATGGAGTTATAGAAAGTTGTCAGGGACTTTTATTTGGTATAGGGTAATATGGGACAGTGGGGACTCTGGGGAGAATATAGATGACTGTGGAGGGGATACAGGGCTTATGCTGGGCTGAGGGGACTACAGGGGATCATAGAGCTCTAGGGAGCTTAGGGACTGCAGTGTTATGTAGGGCTGTGGGGGAGGTTCTACAAGAGTCCGATAGGGTGCTCTGGGTGGGCTATAGGAggattatgggggatatgtGTCTCtagggggctgtgggtgggcagTAGGAGGATTCTAGTGGGATACAGGGCTATTTGGGATgtatggggctatagggtgatatggggctatagggtgggTTGTAGGGGCATGTGGGGTCAAGAAGGCTCTCCCTCGCTTCCCCATTCCCTTTgcccctcccttcccccttccatAGCAGAGTGGGTGAAATGCTAGCTCTGAAGTTTGAATCAGAATTGGAATTGTATTGGACTAGAATATGACAGTTTTGTGGTCTTGGAtctgaactgtgttttcttctgggGCTTCAGGTCCAGGTACTGTTTAATAATGACTCTGGAGAAGGTTTTAGCATCCAGTCTGCTgctcaggaagaaagaaggaggtTTCTGGAGAACTTGATGAATAGTGGAGCGGCTGCTGAACCTCCCCTTCCAACAAAGGCATCAGGTGAGGTCGTGGTGCATCTCAGCCTTTTCATAGTGCAAGGTAGCTGCAAttcaggctgtgctttgctctgtttctccACCAGCATTTGTGCTTGTATCTGAGTTATAAGATTGGTTGTAAGGGAAGGTAAGAGGATATATTGGTGTCatgggttacttagatttacctatgcccgtgacaggggaagccaccccgtgggccccccccggggcccggaatggagggggaaaaggggaatgggataaagACAGCGGCaatcaaaggaggaaaaacttattttactaaatatgatatcgaaatacaagataacacaatataatataactgaggctaacaaatcgaacgaaacagatTTTGTCTGTCACGCAAATATTTTAATCAGTTTCATTAACCACATGCGTACCAAGGCCTAGAGAATTGGATATCAGTGTGTTTACATGTCGTGGCCTACTGGCCTCTGCATACACCAGAGACTGAAATGTTCGGTAAGTGTCCAGTCATTGcagcaacactgaaatattGTTCAGGAAAAAGGATGAGGCCTTGAGTCCAAATGCCTGCACATCACATGTTGCCTGGAGAGAAGGCATTATTCAGCCTCAAGTCAAATTCCAATTTCTCAAGTAGTTTTCCTCACCTCGTAATGCCTCAAAGCAACCTGCAGGTATGTGTGTGGTGGATCTTCCATACACCTAAGCTGCTGCTTATCTGTAGTAGAGTGGAAAATCATTAGTGTGGATCTTATTCATGTTCAGTGTCACTCTCTCCAACAATGACCCTACAGGGTCTGGGAAGAAGGAATGGCCATGAGAGTTCTGCAGAACAGGAGCCCCAGggcagctgggagggaggaCCAGTTGTGCTCTCGATTGGCCTTATTTTCACCAAGAACCATTTCTGAGATGAGGAGAGCTGGAAGCTGTTTGAAACCAGCCCACTCTAAACAGCATTAGAACCAGCCACCAACATGCAGCTAGCTCTGCTTGACCCATGGTTTACAAATGGCATTGATTAGACAAGAGTACCTTCACTTTTCTTGGGATCTAACTAAAGCACTGTAGATATCTTCCCGGTTCTCATAGGCCCTATTCCCTGGAACATGAATTACCTCGAATCCCAGAATGAGAAGACATCTGAGGTCATTCAAGCCCAACCAAGAACAATGCTGTCAATCTCACTGGAAATCCCTAATCTGTTCCCCAGCAAGAACAAGTTTCAGGGCCCAGAATGTTGCCCTAGCAAAGATCGGGAGACATTCACAGATATGGTTTAGCAGTGACGTTGACAGATCTGAGTTAACATTTGGAGTGACGGAGAGGTCATTTCACCCCCTAAATATGCTGTTGGATTGGGAGATCCACTGCAAGGGGAGGCTGTTGTTGAGCACCTGACACTCAGACCATGTACATTTCCTTGTTTCAGCTGTTGACTGGTTACCAAgaagctgaatattttctttttagagtGTCATACAGTCAAGCCAAGGGTTTTTCCTGAGGAGATCTTTCACAATCTAATTGGCTATCAAAGTGTCATACACTGCTTTGCACTGATGCTCAAAGACAGTCTGTACCTCCCTCAGTCAAGAATTCCTCAGTGGGATGCAGTATGGACAATTTGGTTGGTTCTTTTCAAATAGCACCCAGAGTAGGGAATATATGCCACGTTACACTTTAAGCTGTATGTGATTGAGGCAGCACTGAATCAACTCTGACAAAATCCTGGCACAGAGCATATGCAGCCCAAAGGAAACTCGTtccagctggctgctcttctgGGCCATTTCTAACGTAACGTTTCAAGGTGCTCTTCTCAGAGATGACCCATAGCGTTCCTATTTATGTGGGAAATGCCCCATGATAGCTGTGCCCAGCTGGCTGCCTCTGTCCAGAATATAATTGGGAATATCATGTTTCCTTGCAGAATCCTTGAAGTGTGTTTGCAGTTTCTAAGCAGTTTATAGCTCTCGTATTATGCTCTTTCGCGCATGCATTCGGATAAAAGCAAGACTCCTTTCTCTGAAGCATGACAGAGCTGGTCATCAATGGGAACAAAACCCATAGAGCACCTTTGTTCTGCTGAAGCTCAAAGGCACACACTCCAGTAACTTCAGAAACCTGATCAGGTACCTTCGCCAATTTTTCACCCCCAGCCCTTGGATTCCTTTCAGGTATGAATATAATCACCCACGTTGAAGATATGAGGTCTGGTATCCTAGGGAATCTATTGCTATGTTCTCTTTGCCGGCAAGAAGCATGACGCAATCACTGCAGAAACCAGAGATAATTAACTCTGAGTCAAACACCAAATTCTCATTCAGCTTTGGCCCACCTGTATTCAAAGAGCTATTTAATACCATTGGTTTCCCCCCCTGGAGATGATTTTAATGAGGTCTCAGTCAATGTGGTTAAAAAGTTGATGCCTGACAAATGACGACGATGCACCTCAGCGCCTGAGTTTTACCTGTTTTCAATTGCTCCGTGTCATTATTAGAGTCTCAAggtttttctctccttgcagtTAGCAGCTCGTCCAATTGAGGCAACCCAGGCTTGACTACGGCTCGTAATGTAGGGGATAGCTAAGAGGCTGCCCCAGANTGAGTGAAGGGAAGAGGATTAGGGGCAGAAATCTAATAGGGGCTCTCAACTTTGAACACAGCTCTGAGACTACCCCGGTTTGGGAGCTCCCCATGCATTGGTTATTTTGTGGACAGTCACTCAGATAGATTTTTTCTGCAGGCATTAGTAGTTCATATGTCCTGCAAACAGGCAGATTTGTCTTAGACGATTTGAAGTGCTGAGATGCTTGGGCTGTGGTCTCTAAGAGCAGCTGCAATAAAGAGGGAAATATCCAGGAGTATGGGATATGattaggaaatgagaagaaagtaaGACTTTCCTAATATTCTACTCTTTAAGGTATGGTTcatattcatgaaaataaattaaatttctgGAGTTAAATGATCATTTtccaaagagaaaggaaagttaTAGTATAGCAGAAGGAGTGTCTCTGAGAATCGTCTGGACACATCATTGTCTTCTGCACTCTGAACAGGACTGCAAGCCGAGGAACAGCAGATGCCCAACAGCAGTTCCATCAGCGAgttcctcctcctgccttcGGGAGACATAatagagctgcagctcctgcatttCTGGCTCCTGTTGGGCATCTACTTGGCTGCCCTCCTGGGCAACggcctcatcagcacagccgTAGCCTGCAACCAGCACCTGCACACCcccatgtacttcttcctcctcaacctGGCCCTCCTCGACCTGGGCTGCATCTCCACCACTCTCCCCAAAGCCTTGGCCAACGCTTTCTGGGACACCAGAGCCATTTCCTACACAggatgtgctgcacagctctttttctttgtcttctttgtcTCAGCAGAGTGTTCCCTTCTCACTGTCATGTCCTATGACCGCTACGTTGCCATCTGCAAGCCCCTGCACTATGGGATCTtgatggacagcagagcttgtgccaccatggcagcagctgcctggggaaCTGGGGTTCTCAATTCCCTGCTTCACACTGCCATCACattttcactgcctctctgccaaggCAATGTTGTgaaccagtttttctgtgaaatcccccAGATCCTCAAACTCTCCTGCCCTGGCTCCTACATAAGGGAAGTTGTGCTTCTCTTTTTTAGTGTTAGTTTAGGctttgggtgttttgttttcattgttgtgtcctatgtgcagatcttcatggctgtgctgaggatgccctctgagcagggacggcacaaagccttctccacaTGCCTCCCTCACCTGGCCGTGGTCTCCCTGTTTCTCAGCACTGGCTTTTTTGCCTACCTGAAGCCTTCCTCTGTTTCCTCCCCACTCATGGACCTGATGTTGGCACTTCTGTACTCGGTGGTGCCACCAGCATTGAACCCCCTCatctacagcatgaggaacaaGGAGGTCAAGGATGCAGTGAGGAAAGTGATgaacaaatgtgttttaaaagcagtgaaCTGTCCATCTTTTGGAATTCATGGCTTCTAGTACAGCTTTTTACTGAATCAAgctcttttcttgtttattttctgccattttatATGTGTAATttattcatattctttttttaaaaaataatgtattgttTCTCACGACTAAGTCAATATTGAAACCAATTCCTGTACACCTTGTACCTTTGTAGTTTAGCCCAGACATGCTGTATATAGTGAAACAGGCTCTCTGTGAACCATAACATAATAAAGGTCATGCAGTGACTCTGTCTGTCAACCTTCTTGTGAGACATTTCAGGAACTGTCAAGGTCAGATGTTCTCAGAAACCCACAGtccagctggaagcagagagcTGATGATCAGCAGCagtggccagcagcagcagctggtttgCAT from Coturnix japonica isolate 7356 unplaced genomic scaffold, Coturnix japonica 2.1 chrUnrandom795, whole genome shotgun sequence includes:
- the LOC107307706 gene encoding olfactory receptor 14C36-like; the protein is MPNSSSISEFLLLPSGDIIELQLLHFWLLLGIYLAALLGNGLISTAVACNQHLHTPMYFFLLNLALLDLGCISTTLPKALANAFWDTRAISYTGCAAQLFFFVFFVSAECSLLTVMSYDRYVAICKPLHYGILMDSRACATMAAAAWGTGVLNSLLHTAITFSLPLCQGNVVNQFFCEIPQILKLSCPGSYIREVVLLFFSVSLGFGCFVFIVVSYVQIFMAVLRMPSEQGRHKAFSTCLPHLAVVSLFLSTGFFAYLKPSSVSSPLMDLMLALLYSVVPPALNPLIYSMRNKEVKDAVRKVMNKCVLKAVNCPSFGIHGF